In a genomic window of [Empedobacter] haloabium:
- a CDS encoding RecQ family ATP-dependent DNA helicase, translating into MSSATLNLHAWPADGPEPIAACVVSIDLEVGRDSGRIHRFAGVHGKHRRDVAFPPGTLPEALRALDGLADEASYVLGHNLIAFDLPQLRAAQPTLRLLAKDAIDTLRLNPLAFPRNPYHHLVKHYHDGSLLGNCRNDPLLDAGLALQVFADQVDSLTKMAGESPDLLLAWHWLTTERRGVGGLDHFFTEVRGAPRPDAPDAEAALRRLLADAGCAQAGADLVARARDHAWPLAYALAWISVAGGDSVMPPWVRYQFPVTGRLIRRLRDTPCGSPACRWCEREHDSLRQLRHWFGPGYTFRPEPVYGPSGRPLQQEIVEAAMRGEHALGILPTGTGKSLCYQVPALSRFVRTGALSIVISPLVALMEDQVNGLRARGIHGCAAINGLLSMPERADVLDRVRLGDVSILLIAPEQLRNKSVRKVLAQREVGAWIFDEAHCLSKWGQDFRPDYRYVARFIRESVEASPGKEMPLIQCLTATAKPEVVADIVGHFRDKLGIELRLFDGGAKRDNLDFEVLETTEDTKFAHVAALIERELPAHTRDGAIVYCATRKQVGALADFLRDKGMAAAPYHAKLPPELKKDTQQAFIKGELRVIAATNAFGMGIDKQDVRLVVHADIPGSLENYLQEAGRAGRDRAQARSVLLYCADDVERQHGMSAASRLSRRDIQGVLRALRQLQRKKDRDQVLVATPAEILEEDEEGKFKRDGNTDDTRVRTAVAWLEEAGLVRREENAVQIFPSSLRVKNRDEAERLLGDLEPAYRQRCMRLVELLLAAGADEGLSTDELMAACGFSADLLRETLFLFDRLGIASNDMAMTAFVHVGVENSSKKRLREAGVLEAAVIAALKEEAPDFGVGDSAPLHLRLLTQRLKDQGHAVLPQRVRQVIAGLAGDGRDGGDGKGSLTLKRGADPETLHVLLNRPWPRLEQIAERRRDAAERLLDHWLSTLPQGARGVDQLAETTVGQLTASVAGDALLAAATTDLRKLVDRALLWLHEQDVLRLNKGLTIFRSAMTLHLESNWKLQFEKSNYLPLAQHYEELTRQIHIMAEYAERGLRQMADAIQLALDYFQYEREEFCRRWLPGREPELARQTTPQSWKDIVETLAAPHQRNIVADDRESVNVLVLAGPGAGKTRVLVHRIAYLIRMRRENPQAVLALAYNRHAALEIRKRLAALIGDDARGVTVLTCHALAMRLVGTSFVHRGGEEGDFDAVLAEATALLEGRGLPPEDADAQRDRLLAGFRWILVDEYQDIGPGQYALIAALAGRKRSDEDGRLNLFAVGDDDQNIYAFAGASIEYIRRYTEDYKARQEQLVENYRSTRHIVAAANLVIGRAGDRMKQQAIRVDTRRANAPAGGAWQQVDPVTQGRVQVLPAGKDAQEQALAIYTELKRMLALGLDPARTALIARQWKYLDPVRAALEAAGIPVSMADEEAPSLWRLRETQAFLAHLDAHCAANGKRLLKTDDLRAWLAQRDDSPWWPVLREAVDAFAADTQEAEVSLARFQEWLAEWGRASRQQQGGVLLLTAHRAKGLEFDHVFVLDGDWRGGQGEDPDAARRLYYVAMTRARSTLTLARMDPGNPMIDALGEHACLVRRARTSWLPAPGPLARRFCLPGQRDLKLSFAGWKEANSPVHRAIAALRVGDPLDYVDDEQGARLEAGGVIVGRFAKSFQPPAGMRCVLARVRAVLVWRKCDNAPEFQVRCQRDCWEIVMPELVFER; encoded by the coding sequence ATGTCCTCCGCCACGCTCAACCTGCATGCCTGGCCAGCCGACGGCCCCGAACCGATCGCGGCCTGCGTCGTTTCGATCGACCTCGAGGTCGGCCGCGACAGCGGGCGCATTCACCGGTTTGCCGGCGTCCACGGCAAGCATCGCCGTGACGTCGCCTTCCCGCCCGGGACGCTGCCCGAGGCGTTGCGCGCCCTCGACGGTCTCGCCGACGAGGCCAGCTACGTGCTTGGGCACAACCTGATCGCCTTCGACCTGCCGCAATTGCGTGCCGCCCAGCCCACCCTGCGGCTGCTGGCCAAGGATGCGATCGATACCTTGCGCCTGAATCCGCTGGCGTTCCCGCGCAACCCCTACCACCACCTGGTCAAGCATTACCACGACGGCAGCTTGCTGGGGAACTGCCGTAACGACCCCCTGCTCGATGCGGGCCTGGCGCTGCAGGTGTTCGCCGACCAGGTCGACAGCCTGACGAAGATGGCCGGCGAGTCGCCGGACCTCCTGCTGGCATGGCATTGGCTGACGACGGAGCGGCGCGGCGTGGGCGGCCTGGATCACTTCTTTACCGAGGTACGCGGGGCGCCAAGACCGGACGCGCCGGACGCCGAGGCGGCCCTGCGGCGCCTGCTGGCCGATGCCGGCTGCGCCCAAGCGGGCGCCGACCTGGTCGCGCGCGCGCGTGACCATGCCTGGCCGCTGGCCTATGCGCTGGCGTGGATCTCCGTGGCGGGCGGCGATTCGGTCATGCCGCCGTGGGTACGGTACCAGTTCCCTGTAACGGGAAGGCTGATCCGGCGGCTGCGCGACACGCCGTGCGGTTCGCCGGCTTGCCGTTGGTGCGAGCGCGAACATGACTCGCTGCGTCAGCTGCGGCACTGGTTCGGCCCAGGATACACGTTCCGGCCGGAGCCGGTGTACGGCCCCAGCGGCCGTCCGCTGCAGCAGGAGATCGTCGAGGCGGCGATGCGCGGCGAGCATGCGTTGGGCATCCTGCCGACCGGCACCGGCAAGTCGCTGTGCTACCAGGTGCCCGCGCTGTCGCGCTTCGTGCGCACCGGGGCCCTGTCCATCGTCATCTCGCCGCTGGTGGCGCTGATGGAGGACCAGGTCAATGGACTGCGCGCCCGCGGCATCCACGGCTGCGCGGCCATCAACGGCCTGCTGTCCATGCCCGAGCGCGCGGATGTGCTCGACCGGGTACGCCTGGGCGACGTCAGCATCCTGCTGATCGCCCCGGAGCAGCTGCGCAACAAGAGCGTGCGCAAGGTGCTGGCGCAGCGCGAGGTCGGTGCCTGGATCTTCGACGAAGCGCACTGCCTGTCGAAATGGGGCCAGGATTTCCGGCCCGATTATCGCTACGTGGCGCGCTTCATCCGCGAAAGCGTCGAGGCCAGCCCCGGCAAGGAGATGCCACTGATCCAGTGCCTGACCGCCACGGCCAAGCCCGAGGTGGTGGCCGACATCGTCGGCCATTTCCGCGACAAGCTGGGGATCGAACTGCGCTTGTTCGACGGCGGCGCCAAGCGGGACAACCTCGACTTCGAAGTGCTGGAAACCACCGAGGACACCAAGTTTGCCCATGTGGCCGCGCTGATCGAACGGGAACTGCCGGCGCATACCAGGGATGGCGCCATCGTCTATTGCGCCACCCGCAAGCAGGTCGGCGCGTTGGCGGATTTTTTGCGCGACAAGGGTATGGCCGCCGCGCCCTACCACGCCAAGCTGCCGCCGGAACTGAAGAAGGACACGCAACAGGCCTTCATCAAGGGCGAGTTGCGCGTGATCGCGGCCACCAATGCCTTCGGCATGGGCATCGACAAGCAGGATGTGCGGCTGGTCGTGCACGCGGACATTCCCGGCTCGCTGGAAAACTACCTGCAGGAGGCGGGGCGGGCCGGACGCGATCGCGCGCAGGCGCGCAGCGTGCTGCTGTACTGCGCCGACGACGTGGAGCGCCAGCACGGCATGTCGGCCGCGTCGCGCCTGTCGCGGCGCGATATCCAGGGCGTGCTGCGGGCGCTGCGCCAGCTGCAGCGCAAGAAGGACCGCGACCAGGTGCTGGTGGCCACGCCTGCCGAGATCCTGGAGGAGGATGAAGAGGGCAAGTTCAAGCGCGACGGCAATACCGACGACACGAGGGTCCGGACCGCCGTCGCCTGGCTGGAGGAAGCCGGGCTGGTACGGCGCGAGGAAAACGCGGTGCAGATTTTCCCGTCGTCGCTGCGCGTGAAGAACCGCGACGAGGCGGAGCGGCTGCTGGGCGATCTCGAGCCGGCTTACCGGCAGCGCTGCATGCGGTTGGTGGAGCTGCTGCTGGCGGCGGGCGCCGACGAGGGCCTGTCCACCGACGAACTGATGGCCGCCTGCGGCTTCAGTGCCGACCTGCTGCGCGAGACCCTGTTCCTGTTCGACCGCCTGGGCATCGCCAGCAACGACATGGCGATGACGGCCTTCGTCCACGTGGGGGTGGAAAACTCGTCGAAAAAACGCCTGCGCGAAGCCGGCGTCCTGGAAGCGGCCGTGATCGCCGCGCTGAAGGAGGAGGCACCGGATTTCGGCGTCGGCGACAGCGCGCCGCTGCACCTGCGGCTGCTGACGCAACGCCTGAAGGACCAGGGCCACGCGGTGCTGCCGCAGCGCGTGCGCCAGGTCATTGCCGGGCTGGCGGGCGACGGGCGCGACGGCGGCGACGGCAAGGGCAGCCTGACCCTGAAGCGCGGCGCCGACCCGGAAACGCTGCACGTGCTCCTCAACCGGCCCTGGCCCCGGCTGGAGCAGATCGCGGAGCGGCGCCGCGACGCCGCCGAACGGCTGCTCGATCATTGGCTGTCCACGCTGCCGCAGGGCGCCCGCGGCGTCGACCAGCTGGCGGAAACCACGGTGGGCCAGCTCACCGCCAGCGTGGCCGGCGACGCACTGCTGGCCGCCGCGACGACCGACCTGCGCAAGCTGGTCGACCGCGCCTTGCTGTGGCTGCACGAACAGGACGTGCTGCGGCTGAACAAGGGGCTGACGATCTTCCGTTCGGCCATGACCTTGCACCTGGAAAGCAACTGGAAACTGCAATTCGAGAAGAGCAACTACCTGCCGCTGGCGCAGCATTACGAGGAACTGACCCGGCAGATCCACATCATGGCCGAATACGCCGAGCGGGGCTTGCGCCAGATGGCGGACGCGATCCAGCTGGCGCTGGACTATTTCCAGTACGAGCGCGAGGAGTTCTGCCGGCGCTGGCTGCCGGGCAGGGAACCCGAACTGGCGCGCCAGACCACGCCGCAGTCCTGGAAGGACATCGTCGAGACGCTGGCCGCGCCGCACCAGCGCAATATCGTGGCGGACGATCGCGAGAGCGTCAACGTACTGGTGCTGGCCGGCCCGGGCGCGGGCAAGACGCGCGTGCTGGTCCATCGCATCGCCTACCTGATCCGCATGCGGCGCGAGAATCCGCAGGCAGTGCTGGCGCTGGCCTATAACCGCCACGCGGCCCTGGAGATCCGCAAGCGCCTGGCCGCACTGATCGGCGACGACGCGCGAGGCGTCACCGTGCTGACCTGCCACGCCCTGGCCATGCGATTGGTGGGCACCAGCTTCGTCCATCGCGGCGGCGAGGAAGGCGACTTCGATGCCGTGCTGGCCGAGGCGACCGCGCTGCTGGAAGGGCGCGGCCTGCCGCCGGAAGACGCCGACGCGCAGCGCGACCGGCTGCTGGCCGGCTTCCGCTGGATCCTGGTCGACGAGTACCAGGACATCGGCCCCGGTCAATATGCGCTGATCGCCGCGCTGGCCGGCCGCAAGCGCAGCGACGAGGACGGGCGCCTGAACCTGTTCGCCGTCGGCGACGACGACCAGAACATCTATGCGTTCGCCGGCGCGTCGATCGAGTACATCCGCCGCTATACAGAAGACTACAAGGCGCGCCAGGAGCAGCTGGTCGAGAACTATCGCAGCACGCGGCACATCGTCGCGGCGGCCAACCTGGTGATTGGCCGTGCCGGGGATCGCATGAAACAGCAGGCGATCCGTGTCGATACCCGGCGCGCCAACGCGCCAGCCGGCGGCGCCTGGCAGCAGGTCGATCCGGTGACCCAGGGCCGGGTGCAGGTGCTGCCGGCCGGGAAGGACGCGCAGGAGCAGGCCCTGGCCATCTACACGGAGCTCAAGCGCATGCTGGCGCTCGGCCTCGATCCGGCCCGCACGGCGCTGATCGCGCGCCAATGGAAGTACCTCGACCCGGTGCGCGCGGCCCTGGAAGCGGCCGGCATCCCGGTCAGCATGGCCGACGAGGAGGCGCCGTCGCTGTGGCGCCTGCGTGAAACCCAGGCGTTCCTGGCTCATCTGGACGCGCACTGCGCGGCCAACGGCAAGCGCTTGCTCAAGACGGACGACTTGCGGGCCTGGCTGGCCCAGCGCGACGACTCGCCCTGGTGGCCCGTGCTGCGCGAGGCGGTCGACGCATTTGCCGCCGACACCCAGGAAGCGGAAGTGTCGCTGGCCCGCTTCCAGGAGTGGCTGGCCGAATGGGGCCGGGCCAGCCGCCAGCAGCAGGGCGGCGTGCTGCTGCTGACGGCGCATCGCGCCAAGGGCCTGGAGTTCGACCATGTGTTCGTGCTCGATGGCGACTGGCGCGGCGGGCAGGGCGAGGACCCCGACGCGGCCCGGCGCCTGTATTACGTCGCCATGACGCGCGCCAGGTCGACGCTGACGCTGGCCCGCATGGACCCGGGCAACCCGATGATCGACGCGCTGGGCGAGCATGCCTGCCTGGTGCGCCGGGCACGTACCTCGTGGCTGCCCGCCCCCGGCCCGCTGGCCCGCCGCTTCTGCCTGCCGGGCCAGCGCGACCTGAAGCTGAGCTTTGCGGGCTGGAAGGAGGCCAACAGTCCGGTGCACCGCGCCATCGCCGCCTTGCGCGTGGGCGACCCGCTCGATTACGTCGACGACGAACAGGGGGCCAGGCTGGAGGCGGGCGGCGTGATCGTCGGGCGGTTTGCGAAGAGCTTCCAGCCACCGGCCGGCATGCGCTGCGTGCTCGCGCGGGTGCGCGCGGTGCTGGTCTGGCGCAAGTGCGACAACGCGCCGGAATTCCAGGTGCGCTGCCAACGGGACTGTTGGGAAATCGTCATGCCCGAGCTGGTGTTCGAGCGTTGA
- a CDS encoding MmcQ/YjbR family DNA-binding protein → MTVDELKAFCKTFGGAVETLHGAPSNILTYSVGGKNFAYFKTSEPEQWRFSVRVAPERFLELTDMPGVKPARYMGRFHWITVVRVEAFPAEYLTELVEWSYRKAWGGAQQGAPEKHRLGAAAMLLAETASLN, encoded by the coding sequence ATGACCGTAGACGAACTCAAGGCATTTTGTAAAACATTCGGCGGTGCGGTCGAAACGCTGCACGGCGCCCCGAGCAATATCCTCACCTATTCGGTGGGCGGCAAAAACTTCGCCTATTTCAAGACCAGCGAACCGGAACAATGGCGCTTCAGCGTGCGGGTCGCACCGGAGCGCTTTCTCGAACTGACCGACATGCCAGGCGTAAAACCGGCCCGCTACATGGGGCGTTTTCACTGGATTACCGTGGTGCGGGTCGAAGCATTCCCCGCCGAGTATTTGACGGAGCTGGTTGAATGGTCCTATCGCAAAGCGTGGGGGGGCGCTCAGCAAGGCGCGCCAGAAAAACATCGGCTAGGCGCGGCAGCAATGTTACTTGCCGAAACTGCAAGTTTGAATTAA